In Nocardioides nitrophenolicus, the genomic window CCGGCGATGATCCGGGCCCGCGGATGGTCGAGCAGGCCGCCGACGTGGTCGCCGTGGAAGTGGGAGACGACGATCCGGCGCACCTCGGCCGGGTCGATGTCGAGCGCCGCGAGCTGGCGCGGCAGGTGCTCCTCGGGCCGCAGCGTCACCGGCAGCGTGGAGCGGTAGAGCAACTCGGGCAGCCGGCTGGTGGCGTCCAGGAAGTGCTGGGAGTAGCCGGTGTCGAACAGGGTCCAGCCGTGCGTCGGGTGGCGCAGCGCGCCGACGTACGACGGGAACTCGATGATCCGCAGCCGGCCGCCCTGGCGTGCCATCGCCTCGGGGCCCTTGCAGTGGCCCACGCGCAGCCAGTGGAAGTCGACCTCGGGCTGGTCGGTCAGTAGCACAGGACGACCCCGCCCAGGCTCAGTCCGGCGCCGGTGCCGAGCAGGAGCGCATGGTCGCCGCGGCGCAGCCGCCCGGACTCGATCGCGGCGTGCAGCGCCGACGGGAGCGAGGCCGCGACCTGGTTGCCGTGGTCGGTGTAGATGTCCACCAGTCGGTCCTCCTCGATCCCGAAGCGGTGCCGCAGCCAGGCCAGCGCGTGATGGCTCGCCTGGTGCGGTACGACGACCGGCAGGTCGGCCAGGTCGGTGCCGGCCGCGGCGAGCAGCCGGTCGACGAACGGCGGCAGGTGCTTGACCGCGAGCCGGAAGACCGCGCCGCCGTCCATCCGGAACCGGCCCCAGTCGGCGTACGCGCCGTCGACCCGGTCAGGGGCGAACCGCGAGCCGCCACCCCGGATCTCGCAGGTGTGCGCCCCCTCGCTGTGGGTGGCGAAGTCGGCGGCCAGGACGGCCGACCCGGTCTCGCCGGCGGGTCCGACGACCGCGGCGGCCGCGCCGTCGCCGAAGATCCCGGACGCGCCGAGGTCGGACCAGTCCAGGCCGACCGAGGCCAGGTCGCTGGACACGATGAGGATCCGCTCGTGGCGGCCCGCGTCGACCAGCGTGGCGGCGAGGTCGAGCGCCACCAGGAAGCTCAGGCAGCTCGCGTTGACGTCCCACGCCGCGATCGGTCGCTCCGGGGCCAGCTCCTCGTGGAGCAGCGCGGCATTGCACGGCAGCGGCTGGTCGGGCGTGGCGCTGGCGCCGATGATCACGTCGACGTCGGCGAGGCCCAGCCCGGCCGCCGCGAGGGCCTTGCGGGCCGCGCGGGCGCCCAGCTCGGCGGCGGAGCCCCGCTCGACGTACCTGACTCGGACGCCGGTGCGCGCCTCGACGGTGCCGGGCGCCAGACCGAGCCGCTCGTCCACCGCGGCGCTGGGGAGCGCCTCGTCGGGCCGCACGGCGCCGGTGCCGAGGATCCGCAGGGCGCGGGGGCCGAGAGCAGGCATGGCGACGAGGATAGTCAGCTGGGGCTGGGGGATCCGGGTGCGGATTCACCACGGGATGTAGGTGAGCACGCGCTTCTGTAGCGGAGTTCCACTACAGAAGCAGGCTTTCGCCTACATCCCGTGATGAATCCCCGCCCGCCGAGCCAGCGCACCCACCCCGCCACCGGGCTGCTCACCGCCCGGCGCGGTCGAGCGCCTCCTTGGTGAGCGTGCGACCGAGGTCGACCAGCTCGGCGGCCCGGTGGAAGTCGATGGTGCGGGCGGCGCTGAGCGGCACGGTGACCAGGACGTCGGGCGGGAGCGTGGCCAGGCGGTAGCGGGTGATCAGGCTCTGCATCGCGTCGAAGGACAGCGAGACGACCTCGGCGGTCCGCATGTCCGGCCGTACGTCGACCGCCTCGGCCGGCGGCGCCTCCGCGGGCGCCTCTGGTGCCGCGGTCTCGCCCAGCTCCTCCTCCCCGCGCCGGAACCTGCGCCGCAGGTCGGCCGCCCACTCGGCACGGCGCACCGAGAAGCCGCGGGCGGGCGAGGTCGGCTCGTGCGGCTCGCGGGGGCCCTGGAGGGAGACGGCGACGGTGAAGTCGGCGGTGGCGGCCGCGGTCGGCTCGAGCGGCAGCGGGTTGAGCAGGCCCCCGTCGACCAGCACCCGGCCGTCGACCACGGCCGGCGTGAACAGGCCCGGGATCGCGAAGGAGGCGCGCATCGCCGGGATGAGGGGGCCACGCTGGAACCACACCTCGCGGCGGGCGGCGAGGTCGGTGGCGACCGCGGTGAAGGGGATCGGCAGCGACTCGATGAGCACGTCGCCGACGATGTCGTCGAGGGCGGCCATCAGCTTCTCGGCGGTCGCCGCGCCGCCGCCGGCCCAGGTCGGGTCCGCCAGCAGGACCACGCGCCGCCCGGTGAGGGTCGAGGCCCAGGCGGCGAACTCGGCGTCCTTGCCGGCGGCGACCAGGCCACCGATGACCGCGCCCATCGACGTACCGGAGACCGCGACGATCTCGTGGCCGCGCTCGCGCAGCTCCTGGACCGCACCGAGGTGGGCGTAGCCGCGGGCGCCGCCCGAGCCGAGGACCAGTGCGACGCGTGCCATGCCTCCATTGTGGGTCGGGACCCGCGACATAGCCCGCGACGGGGCATGTCGTTGTGCTCACATGGGTCGCCTCGTGCTCGCGCTCTGCCTCGCCGTCGCCGGACTGGGGGCCTGGCCGCAGCCCGCCCGCGCCGACGGGCCGGCGCCGGTCGTGGTCGAGCAGCGGTTCACCACCTCCGACGGCGTGCAGCTGCAGACCACGCTCACCAGCACCGGCCCGGTCACCGCCAGGCCGACGGTGGTCGAGTTCTCGCCCTACGGCGACGGCAGCCAGACGCTCGAGGTCACGCCCGACTACAACTACCTGCTGGTCCAGATCCGCGGCACCGGCGACAGCGACGGCTCGTTCGACGCGCTCGGGCCGGCCAGCCAGCGCGACGTGGTCGAGGTGCTGCGTTGGGCGTGCGACCAGCCGTTCAGCGACGGCCGGCTGGCGCTCAACGGCTTCTCGGCGAGCGCGATCGTGCTCTACAACTCCTGGCACCAGCAGCTGCCGTGCGTGAAGGCCGCGATCATGAAGTCCGGCACCCACGAGCTGTACCGCGACCTGCTGGTGCCCGGCGGCATCCTGAACCTGGTCCCCGGAGCCGGCGTGATCGGCATGATCGGCGCGCCGGCGCTGCTCCAGGGCGTCGACCGGCTGCGGCGCGACCCGGCCTCCTCGCTCGACGTGGTCGGCGGGC contains:
- a CDS encoding 3-oxoacyl-[acyl-carrier-protein] synthase III C-terminal domain-containing protein, which produces MPALGPRALRILGTGAVRPDEALPSAAVDERLGLAPGTVEARTGVRVRYVERGSAAELGARAARKALAAAGLGLADVDVIIGASATPDQPLPCNAALLHEELAPERPIAAWDVNASCLSFLVALDLAATLVDAGRHERILIVSSDLASVGLDWSDLGASGIFGDGAAAAVVGPAGETGSAVLAADFATHSEGAHTCEIRGGGSRFAPDRVDGAYADWGRFRMDGGAVFRLAVKHLPPFVDRLLAAAGTDLADLPVVVPHQASHHALAWLRHRFGIEEDRLVDIYTDHGNQVAASLPSALHAAIESGRLRRGDHALLLGTGAGLSLGGVVLCY
- a CDS encoding patatin-like phospholipase family protein, with the protein product MARVALVLGSGGARGYAHLGAVQELRERGHEIVAVSGTSMGAVIGGLVAAGKDAEFAAWASTLTGRRVVLLADPTWAGGGAATAEKLMAALDDIVGDVLIESLPIPFTAVATDLAARREVWFQRGPLIPAMRASFAIPGLFTPAVVDGRVLVDGGLLNPLPLEPTAAATADFTVAVSLQGPREPHEPTSPARGFSVRRAEWAADLRRRFRRGEEELGETAAPEAPAEAPPAEAVDVRPDMRTAEVVSLSFDAMQSLITRYRLATLPPDVLVTVPLSAARTIDFHRAAELVDLGRTLTKEALDRAGR